Below is a genomic region from Brassica rapa cultivar Chiifu-401-42 chromosome A08, CAAS_Brap_v3.01, whole genome shotgun sequence.
TTTGATAATGATTCATATTATGTATTATGTGCAGATTTGATATTTGTGTTAaggtttatatttctttttgggGTTTAATGATTAGTGTTTTGGGTTTATATTTCCTTTTAAAGTTTAGTGATTAGTATTACTATTTCATTTGTTACTATATAATATGTTATTTCATTTGTTACTATTCTATTTAGACAATATTTCATATTATGCACTATGTACagatttaaaatttagattaaagtgtatatttctttttaagatttagtgattagtgttttggatttagtttttgaaaaatttggGTAGATGTTTTGGTAAACATTACCTCCactattattaaactatttataatttcattaatatgaaCTATACTATTTAGAATGTTTTATTCTATTTActctttatcttcttctcttctataaTATTATCTTTTTCTCCAATCATTGCAGTCATAACATAATCAGCACTACTGCTTGTTTTGGATTTGACGAGCTCTGTTTCATCCTTAATGCTTCTATTGTAGCCACCATATTTGTAATCATCACCACCGCCAGCGGCGCGATAACCACTATTGCCGCAATAATCATCAACGTCGTTTCATTCTAAGATAAATTAGGATAACTGGAGGAAGAAATAATTTTACTGGCAACtggttcaaaaaaagaaaaaaacgggAAAAATATTGTCTAAATGCTATGAGATCTAATAACGTCAAAATCAACGCCATATTCTTAATTTGTTACCGAAATATGGCTAGTGGGCAAATAAACCCtttaaaaaactttataaaaaagaGGCTCCGACTTCATCCTATCTTTCCTGAGACGGGATGAGATTAATATTCACTTTCAGAGTCAACTAGATACCTTACTTAAAACACCTATACAGATCCCAAACATAATTACTCTTTTCTATGCAATTCACCTCTGTCTTAGGCGCATCGCCTCTGTGGCTCCGTCTTAGGCACTTTGCCTTTGTTCTAGGCACATTGCCTCTGTCATAGGCATATCTTGCCTCTGTCCTAGACACATCGCTTCTCAACTAAGACACGGTCGTCGCCTTCAAATGCATCTTAGCACATGCCTCCCATATAGGCATATGTGTCATTTGTAGTGAATTACGATTGGTCTGATATATTCGAAGGTATGTAAACAACCTTTAACCGGATTCaactataaatcaaaaaaattcttTCATCCGCCTAATTTCAAACTCAGTATAAAGACTTTTCTTACACACACCTTCGAAACGGCGCCCAGTATGTGCCAAATTCATACTGACACAAATATTAACAATTGTAGTTTATACGACAGTTATACTAGATGTTTAAATTGCACAACCACAAACACAACGTATTTATGGATTCACcactttttttacaaatttggctAAACATAGGTTATATAGAAATATGCAGATATATTAATCAGGAACAACAAACTATAAGAATAAAAGGCTCAAAATCACAAACTTCTTAGAATTTCGTATTTTTGTTTCATTAAGACACACAGTTTACACGTTTCCAATATCAAATGCTATTGGTCCAGTGAATGGCTGATAACTTACCATATCAGCCGTTAATCTCTCCTTCTGCAATATAATTGAAAAGCATTCATAATTTCTATGTTGACCAAGTCTCTATTCCTGACTTAATTTTTTAGGCAGTGATATTCTAATATACGTATGCAAGATCGTTAATTCATATACTTAGAACATTCAAATACTCAAGGGAGCATAATAGTATAATTCAGTGAAAACGATTGTTTCAAACGTTCAAAAAACTAATTATCAATATATGacataataaattaatacaataAACAAAATCAACGCAAAGAAGACCGGTTCCACCGGTAACCTAACACCCTTTTTTCTTAATCTCATCAACACGCTGTATTTATTATACATTCAATTCAGACACTAGAGATTTATTCGCCTCTAAATCGAGTTCTTGACTTTTGACCCGTtataaccaaaaacaaaaagtagAAGTGTTATTACTTCTGATCTTCTTTCCCGGCGAAGAGATGGATCGGTCTACGCCGGAACATAACTCCTCCACTTCCCACAAGCGTCTAAGCGTGAGCTACCTAGTCTCTCTAATGGTTCTCTGCGCAAGACACGCCAACCGCCTCTCCAAGAAGCTAAAGCCGAAGAAGCGAACCCACAACGAAACTTCCCGTGGCAGATGGAATACGATGAGATCTCCAAGGCCAAAAGAGTTTCTTATGACTTTGAGCCACAAGGCGATGACGATGGTCGGCCGAAAAAACACATGTTACAGCGGAGGATATAAGCCGGAGAAGAAGAGAGCGGGGGcgatggaggaggaggaagagcatGGGCTCTGGCAGAGGGAGATCTTGATGGGCGGTAAATGTGAGCCGTTGGATTTTTCCGGAGTTATTTATTACGACTGTAACGGACGGCAGTTAAGAGATGCGCCTCCGAGGTCTCCACGTCGCACTCCGTTACCCATCCGTTCTTAAGACGGGTCGCCGTTAAACCTGATTGGAACCAAGGATTCCGAAGCAGCAACCAAACTATGTACTATATGTTTGTGATGCCTTTTTATTCTAAGTTTTTTGTTAAAACCTTCAAATTTGGTTAGGCCATTGAAAGTTTCAGTGTCCAAAGTCCGTACCATCTTGTGCCATGAATACTCTTGGTATAAAAGTAGCAACTGTTATCTGATGAACTATGGTGATACTTGATAGCCAATCGATTCAATTTAGTTTGaagcaaaataagataaattgcataagagttaataaaaaaagatttaaacttTTGATTTCCTTGTTATGGTTTTGTTATGGTTAGAACTTGAGAGTGCTAGACGGATCAAATAGTCCTTTGGGGCAttcaaaaattaaacaaaagcaTAAAAGCTCTGTGTTATCCATCCTAACTTCTGCTACATTATTTGGATAATTCATTAATTGGTATGAGAAAACTTTAATTAACCATTGACTCggtttagttttagttttcaTTTTACGATTGATTCGGTACGATTCATATGACCTAGCTCAGTTTGACTCGGTTATAGTTGTTGAAATATTCCACAACATTAGAGATATTTTAGAATTAAAAGTCCAATATCATCATCAGTGGACATGTTTGCAAAAGTTTTAGTATAATCTGTCACTAGATCAAATGTCCATGGAGCATAAGAACAAGTCAGCGGTAAGTTAGCTCGATCTAAAGCTATTGACAACAACATAACTGTTAATTTCAAAGACATTTCAGAGGTTTATATCGATCTCATTATACATCATTGATGTCCATACCAAAAGagagacaaaacaaaaacaacatagCTGAAAACATAAAAGATTAATTTCTACATGGAACCAAACCGTAACCGGTAAAGCTATTCATGCACCAGGTGCTACATCTTTCAGCTTACCATGGAAGTACCCACCAGCATAATCTTTAACATGAGCCGCCGTGTCATAGATCCGACTCCGAGCATAATCCACTTGTTCCGACCCCACCGGGTGCATGCCTTTAAAAT
It encodes:
- the LOC103832966 gene encoding uncharacterized protein LOC103832966 → MDRSTPEHNSSTSHKRLSVSYLVSLMVLCARHANRLSKKLKPKKRTHNETSRGRWNTMRSPRPKEFLMTLSHKAMTMVGRKNTCYSGGYKPEKKRAGAMEEEEEHGLWQREILMGGKCEPLDFSGVIYYDCNGRQLRDAPPRSPRRTPLPIRS